A window of the Streptobacillus canis genome harbors these coding sequences:
- a CDS encoding cell division protein SepF: MSIWKSLFGSDDLEEEYTNEQEVVDTQNETSGITLFKKENKKVKREETDMKFIAIRPKNMNETSRFVEIIKSKAIITFNLDALNREEGQRMIDILSGATHAMSGKTVFVSDKVFISIPEGVEVENLLKNGEEI; this comes from the coding sequence ATGAGCATTTGGAAAAGTTTATTCGGTAGCGATGACTTAGAAGAAGAATACACAAACGAACAAGAAGTAGTAGATACACAAAATGAAACTAGTGGAATAACACTATTTAAGAAAGAAAATAAAAAAGTTAAAAGAGAGGAAACAGACATGAAATTTATAGCTATAAGACCAAAAAATATGAATGAAACATCAAGATTTGTTGAAATCATTAAAAGTAAAGCAATAATAACTTTCAACTTAGATGCTTTAAATAGAGAAGAAGGACAAAGAATGATAGATATCTTAAGTGGTGCTACTCATGCAATGTCTGGAAAAACAGTTTTTGTTTCTGATAAAGTATTTATTTCAATACCTGAAGGTGTAGAAGTAGAGAATTTACTTAAGAATGGAGAAGAAATATAA
- a CDS encoding metal ABC transporter solute-binding protein, Zn/Mn family — protein MKKVFVSLLAFLSIISSAEVNKKIVTSNQVSYTLASNVVKDTDIKVVSAVDAYTDMFKQKNTFNSILNKEEIFSDAGVVVTFSKILDDDFLYEQARRYNIGVIEVDLGYSYRDNNSLVLTKKINEDGKYNKYSWLDFSNLYRMIEILSNDLIDIYPDNKEAILNNAEKLKLEFIELSNNFSDLVYNGDYSVGVIYMGDSEMNFLFDSLELYYENIPYNASPELIKKTIKETGINKIVSSKTLSKATRDFLKKEGIEFVKLDLGNIPVDKNGDEIMDVDGFVEVMKSNLNKLKDLLFK, from the coding sequence ATGAAGAAAGTTTTTGTTTCTTTGCTTGCTTTTTTAAGTATTATTTCAAGTGCTGAAGTAAATAAAAAAATTGTTACTTCAAATCAGGTTTCATATACTTTAGCAAGTAATGTAGTTAAAGATACAGATATAAAGGTTGTATCTGCAGTTGATGCATATACAGATATGTTTAAACAAAAGAATACTTTTAATAGTATATTAAATAAAGAAGAAATATTTTCTGATGCAGGTGTAGTAGTTACATTTTCTAAAATTTTAGATGATGATTTTCTATATGAACAAGCAAGAAGATATAATATAGGAGTAATAGAAGTAGATTTAGGCTATAGTTATAGAGATAACAATAGTTTAGTATTAACTAAAAAAATAAATGAAGATGGAAAATATAATAAATATTCTTGGTTAGATTTTAGCAATTTATATAGAATGATAGAGATATTATCAAATGATTTAATAGATATATATCCTGATAATAAGGAAGCTATATTAAATAATGCTGAAAAACTTAAATTGGAATTTATAGAGTTATCAAATAATTTTTCAGATTTAGTATATAATGGAGACTATAGTGTTGGAGTAATATATATGGGAGATTCTGAAATGAATTTCTTATTTGATAGTTTAGAACTATACTATGAAAACATACCGTATAATGCAAGTCCAGAATTAATTAAGAAAACTATTAAAGAAACTGGAATAAACAAAATAGTATCGAGTAAAACTTTAAGTAAAGCTACTCGTGATTTCTTGAAAAAGGAAGGTATTGAGTTTGTGAAATTGGATTTAGGAAACATCCCTGTAGATAAAAATGGAGATGAAATTATGGATGTTGATGGTTTTGTTGAAGTAATGAAATCTAACTTAAATAAATTGAAAGATTTACTATTTAAATAG
- a CDS encoding metal ABC transporter permease produces the protein MEAIRLFFAELANSGALPEFFAYGFVVNALIAALLIGPILGGIGTMVVIKKMAFFSESIGHAAIAGISIGILLGEPYNSPYIMLFSYCIIFGLVINYTRNRTKMGTDTLIGIFLSISIALGATLLIYISGKVNSHMLETVLFGSILTVSDIDLIVLLVTNAILSVLIMFWYNKILLSSFNKNIAIVKNVKVVFLEYVFILIITIITVASVKIIGAALVEALLLIPAASAKNLAKSIRGFIVYSIIFSTISCLLGIIVPLLLSLSIPSGPAIIIVAATIFFITVLIKNILSKYKEGVA, from the coding sequence ATGGAAGCAATAAGACTTTTTTTTGCAGAACTCGCAAATAGTGGAGCACTCCCTGAGTTTTTTGCATATGGATTTGTAGTAAATGCATTAATTGCTGCATTGCTTATAGGGCCAATACTTGGAGGTATAGGTACTATGGTAGTAATAAAAAAAATGGCTTTCTTTTCAGAATCTATAGGACATGCTGCAATTGCAGGAATATCTATAGGTATACTTTTAGGAGAACCATATAATTCACCATATATTATGTTGTTTAGTTATTGTATAATATTTGGATTAGTTATTAATTATACAAGAAATAGAACTAAAATGGGAACAGATACTTTAATAGGTATTTTCTTATCTATATCTATAGCACTAGGTGCAACTTTATTAATATATATATCAGGTAAAGTAAATTCGCATATGTTAGAAACAGTACTGTTTGGATCTATACTAACAGTTTCAGATATAGATCTGATAGTATTACTAGTTACTAATGCCATATTAAGTGTATTAATTATGTTTTGGTATAATAAGATATTGCTTTCAAGTTTTAATAAAAATATTGCAATAGTTAAGAATGTAAAAGTAGTATTTTTAGAATATGTATTTATATTAATAATTACAATAATTACAGTTGCTTCTGTTAAAATAATAGGGGCAGCATTAGTTGAAGCTTTATTATTAATCCCAGCAGCTTCAGCAAAAAATTTAGCAAAATCAATTAGAGGGTTTATAGTTTATAGTATAATATTTTCAACAATAAGCTGTCTTTTAGGTATAATAGTGCCATTATTACTTTCATTATCTATACCATCAGGACCAGCGATAATAATAGTTGCAGCAACAATATTTTTTATAACTGTCCTTATAAAAAATATATTAAGTAAATATAAAGAAGGAGTCGCATAA
- a CDS encoding metal ABC transporter ATP-binding protein, with the protein MKKGIELNLRNVSLNLGGNQILKNINLDIKSGEIHCLIGPNGGGKSSLIKCLLSLMPFEGEIKMSYEDEKVIGYVPQNLDFDKTLPITAEDFLSMVFQDRPSFLGMKEETRKIVDEMLKKIDMYHKKNRMLGSLSGGELQRVLLAQSLYPHPNLLILDEPFSGIDTVCEAYFLEMIQKLKEEGVTIVWIHHNLKQVIEIADKVTCIKGTVIFSGVPKEEIVEERIFDIFS; encoded by the coding sequence ATGAAAAAAGGAATAGAGTTAAATCTAAGAAATGTTTCTCTTAATTTAGGTGGAAATCAAATACTTAAGAATATTAATTTGGATATTAAAAGTGGAGAAATTCATTGTTTAATAGGTCCTAATGGTGGAGGAAAATCAAGCTTAATTAAATGTTTGCTATCTTTAATGCCTTTTGAAGGTGAAATAAAGATGAGTTATGAAGATGAAAAAGTAATAGGTTATGTACCTCAAAATTTAGATTTTGATAAAACTTTACCTATTACAGCTGAAGATTTTCTTTCTATGGTATTTCAAGATAGACCTAGTTTTTTAGGTATGAAAGAAGAGACTAGGAAAATAGTAGATGAAATGTTAAAGAAGATAGATATGTATCATAAAAAAAATAGGATGCTTGGATCTCTTTCAGGAGGTGAATTGCAAAGGGTATTACTTGCTCAATCTCTATATCCACATCCAAATTTATTAATACTTGATGAACCTTTTTCAGGTATAGATACAGTATGTGAAGCGTACTTTTTAGAAATGATACAAAAGCTTAAAGAAGAAGGTGTAACTATTGTTTGGATACATCATAATTTAAAACAAGTAATAGAAATAGCAGATAAAGTAACATGTATAAAAGGAACAGTAATTTTTAGTGGTGTTCCAAAAGAAGAAATAGTTGAAGAAAGAATATTTGATATATTCTCATAG